A genomic region of Nymphaea colorata isolate Beijing-Zhang1983 chromosome 2, ASM883128v2, whole genome shotgun sequence contains the following coding sequences:
- the LOC116247928 gene encoding uncharacterized protein LOC116247928 isoform X4: protein MGKIVAVAEAKTKKKKKGRPSLVDLQKRSLLQQQQQQQQQQQQDQDEQQQAKKRNPNPSPSPSPIPNSNQPPNHVNSRSRSPASKPDPIPKRITRRQASQIQKKDEDEEEGAAEEEEEEDDDEDDEEKKQKKLKFVLRLPRSFHPLSASSLESSRDRVDAEASGSDDESENGEKPLKKRKIDAVSESKKAAVCNGSAGDGGRGPGSPTRKADKKRNDQKGVDPTPAPSGSTPGTPLPHVKLLLFILERLQKKDTYGVFSEPVDPEELPDYHDIIEHPMDFSTIRKKLNTGVYTTLEAFESDVFLICSNAMHYNAPETIYFRQARAIQDLAKKNFQNLRQDGHGTEPDSRPQRGRPSLVKKFMRQSAGKSPFETAGSDSDATLANAGENSPWSNANDAKKKTAVSEKPSSLADTSIKASVVLRNGDSSTSLAEYKYEKTEEASFINHRVINLKQGRKPNISEENRRATYKLSTQLAGRPDPVFSILDVEKKQLLPVGVHIEHAYARSLARFAASLGPSAWQVAARKIERVLPPGMKFGPGWVGEAEAPPSMKSLVESTPAVSAPTVDARCNAPPVSAPTVDARCNVPLVSAPTVDARCNVPPVSAPTVDARCNVAPVTAPTVDARCNVSDNTQESLKVPVPEGQLNPRVTSPHLLAANRIVDAREGFGNPRILSKENTKTLFNPAVHGARFPFQHHQNVSAQPSLNGFTGGYPMAHLAKQAQGSPVMPLMRPAKQQESIGLSNSKSGKEAMSSRLLDMANRNNIIQATPSKQLASEQFRPPSDRKARIDSSENSKPENAVSATDHSDNQFVSGNGARLQASWRGLSLQQKLDTTPPDLNIGFQPPGSPVRQNSGVLTETQQPDLALQL from the exons ATGGGTAAAATCGTGGCGGTGGCGGAGgcgaagacgaagaagaagaagaaaggaaggcctTCCCTCGTTGATCTCCAAAAGCGGTCACTCCTccaacagcaacagcagcagcagcagcagcagcagcaggaccAGGACGAGCAGCAGCAAGCGAAGAAACGAAACCCTAACCCTAGCCCTAGCCCTAGCCCTATCCCTAACTCTAACCAGCCACCTAACCATGTCAATTCCAGAAGCCGGAGCCCTGCATCCAAGCCGGATCCGATCCCCAAGCGCATCACCAGGAGGCAGGCCAGCCAGATCCAGAAGAAGGACgaagatgaagaggaagggGCGgccgaggaggaggaggaggaggatgatgatgaggacgatgaggagaagaagcagaagaagttGAAGTTCGTCCTCAGGTTGCCCCGCTCCTTCCACCCGCTCTCGGCTTCGTCCCTGGAGAGCTCGAGGGACCGCGTCGATGCCGAGGCCTCCGGATCGGACGATGAGTCGGAGAATGGCGAGAAGCCGCTCAAGAAGCGTAAGATCGACGCGGTTTCTGAGTCGAAGAAGGCTGCGGTGTGCAATGGATCGGCGGGAGACGGCGGGAGAGGCCCCGGATCTCCGACAAGGAAG gcggataagaaaaggaatgacCAGAAAGGAGTGGATCCTACTCCAG CACCCTCTGGTTCTACCCCTGGAACACCTTTGCCACATGTTAAATTGCTGCTTTTTATTCTCGAGCGTCTTCAGAA AAAAGACACTTATGGTGTGTTCTCTGAGCCTGTTGACCCTGAGGAG CTTCCAGATTATCATGATATTATTGAGCACCCAATGGATTTCAGCACAATCAGAAAGAAGCTTAATACTGGAGTTTATACCACTTTGGAAGCGTTTGAG AGTGACGTATTCCTGATATGCTCAAATGCAATGCACTATAATGCTCCTGAGACCATCTATTTTAGACAG GCACGTGCTATTCAAGACCTTGCgaagaaaaattttcagaatttaaGACAAGATGGTCATGGTACAGAACCGGATTCCAGACCTCAAAGGGGTAGACCTAGCTTGGTAAAGAAATTCATGCGCCAGTCTGCAGGCAAATCACCCTTTGAAACTGCTGGTTCTGATTCAGATGCCACACTTGCTAATGCTGGAGAAAATTCTCCATGGTCTAATGCTAATGATGCTAAGAAAAAAACGGCGGTATCTGAGAAGCCTTCCAGTCTTGCTGATACTTCTATAAAAGCTTCTGTGGTCCTTCGCAATGGCGACTCAAGTACATCGCTTGCAGAATACAAATATGAGAAAACTGAAGAAGCTTCAT TTATCAATCACAGAGTAATAAATCTCAAGCAGGGACGAAAACCCAATATATCTGAAGAAAATCGCAGGGCAACATATAAGCTTTCAACTCAGTTGGCTGGTAGACCTGATCCAGTATTTAGCATTTTGGATGTAGAAAAGAAGCAGCTTTTACCT GTTGGGGTTCACATTGAACATGCATATGCTAGAAGTCTGGCACGGTTTGCTGCAAGTCTTGGGCCAAGTGCCTGGCAGGTTGCTGCACGTAAGATTGAACGGGTCCTCCCCCCTGGAATGAAGTTTGGTCCTGGGTGGGTTGGCGAGGCTGAAGCTCCACCCAGCATGAAATCCCTGGTGGAATCTACACCTGCTGTTTCTGCACCAACGGTTGATGCAAGGTGTAATGCACCGCCTGTTTCTGCACCAACGGTTGATGCGAGGTGTAATGTGCCCCTTGTTTCTGCACCAACGGTTGATGCGAGGTGTAATGTGCCCCCTGTTTCTGCACCAACGGTTGATGCGAG GTGTAATGTTGCCCCCGTCACTGCACCAACAGTTGATGCAAGGTGTAATGTGTCAGACAACACTCAAGAATCTTTGAAGGTACCAGTCCCCGAAGGCCAGCTGAACCCAAGGGTCACCTCTCCACATTTGCTTGCTGCTAATCGGATTGTTGATGCCAGGGAGGGTTTTGGAAATCCAAGAATCTTAAGCAAAGAGAATACCAAGACGTTATTCAATCCTGCTGTTCATGGTGCCAGGTTTCCTTTTCAGCATCACCAGAATGTCAGTGCTCAGCCATCTCTTAATGGCTTCACTGGTGGATATCCTATGGCCCATTTGGCTAAGCAAGCCCAAGGAAGCCCAGTTATGCCATTAATGAGGCCTGCCAAACAGCAGGAAAGCATCGGTTTGTCAAACTCAAAGTCTGGCAAAGAAGCAATGTCTTCTCGTCTGCTTGATATGGCTAATAGAAACAACATTATCCAGGCGACCCCATCGAAGCAGTTGGCATCCGAGCAATTTAGGCCTCCTTCCGACAGAAAAGCACGGATAGACTCTTCAGAAAATTCTAAGCCAGAGAATGCAGTATCTGCAACTGATCATAGTGATAATCAATTTGTATCTGGGAATGGTGCCCGTCTACAAGCATCCTGGCGAGGACTATCATTGCAGCAGAAGCTGGATACGACCCCTCCAGATCTGAACATCGGCTTCCAGCCTCCGGGTTCTCCAGTGAGGCAAAATTCTGGCGTACTAACAGAAACACAGCAGCCTGATTTAGCCCTGCAGCTTTGA
- the LOC116247928 gene encoding uncharacterized protein LOC116247928 isoform X2 has product MGKIVAVAEAKTKKKKKGRPSLVDLQKRSLLQQQQQQQQQQQQDQDEQQQAKKRNPNPSPSPSPIPNSNQPPNHVNSRSRSPASKPDPIPKRITRRQASQIQKKDEDEEEGAAEEEEEEDDDEDDEEKKQKKLKFVLRLPRSFHPLSASSLESSRDRVDAEASGSDDESENGEKPLKKRKIDAVSESKKAAVCNGSAGDGGRGPGSPTRKADKKRNDQKGVDPTPAPSGSTPGTPLPHVKLLLFILERLQKKDTYGVFSEPVDPEELPDYHDIIEHPMDFSTIRKKLNTGVYTTLEAFESDVFLICSNAMHYNAPETIYFRQARAIQDLAKKNFQNLRQDGHGTEPDSRPQRGRPSLVKKFMRQSAGKSPFETAGSDSDATLANAGENSPWSNANDAKKKTAVSEKPSSLADTSIKASVVLRNGDSSTSLAEYKYEKTEEASFINHRVINLKQGRKPNISEENRRATYKLSTQLAGRPDPVFSILDVEKKQLLPVGVHIEHAYARSLARFAASLGPSAWQVAARKIERVLPPGMKFGPGWVGEAEAPPSMKSLVESTPAVSAPTVDARCNAPPVSAPTVDARCNVPPVSAPTVDARCNVPPVTTPTVDARCNVPPVTTPTVDVRCNVLPVTAPTVDARCNVAPVTAPTVDARCNVSDNTQESLKVPVPEGQLNPRVTSPHLLAANRIVDAREGFGNPRILSKENTKTLFNPAVHGARFPFQHHQNVSAQPSLNGFTGGYPMAHLAKQAQGSPVMPLMRPAKQQESIGLSNSKSGKEAMSSRLLDMANRNNIIQATPSKQLASEQFRPPSDRKARIDSSENSKPENAVSATDHSDNQFVSGNGARLQASWRGLSLQQKLDTTPPDLNIGFQPPGSPVRQNSGVLTETQQPDLALQL; this is encoded by the exons ATGGGTAAAATCGTGGCGGTGGCGGAGgcgaagacgaagaagaagaagaaaggaaggcctTCCCTCGTTGATCTCCAAAAGCGGTCACTCCTccaacagcaacagcagcagcagcagcagcagcagcaggaccAGGACGAGCAGCAGCAAGCGAAGAAACGAAACCCTAACCCTAGCCCTAGCCCTAGCCCTATCCCTAACTCTAACCAGCCACCTAACCATGTCAATTCCAGAAGCCGGAGCCCTGCATCCAAGCCGGATCCGATCCCCAAGCGCATCACCAGGAGGCAGGCCAGCCAGATCCAGAAGAAGGACgaagatgaagaggaagggGCGgccgaggaggaggaggaggaggatgatgatgaggacgatgaggagaagaagcagaagaagttGAAGTTCGTCCTCAGGTTGCCCCGCTCCTTCCACCCGCTCTCGGCTTCGTCCCTGGAGAGCTCGAGGGACCGCGTCGATGCCGAGGCCTCCGGATCGGACGATGAGTCGGAGAATGGCGAGAAGCCGCTCAAGAAGCGTAAGATCGACGCGGTTTCTGAGTCGAAGAAGGCTGCGGTGTGCAATGGATCGGCGGGAGACGGCGGGAGAGGCCCCGGATCTCCGACAAGGAAG gcggataagaaaaggaatgacCAGAAAGGAGTGGATCCTACTCCAG CACCCTCTGGTTCTACCCCTGGAACACCTTTGCCACATGTTAAATTGCTGCTTTTTATTCTCGAGCGTCTTCAGAA AAAAGACACTTATGGTGTGTTCTCTGAGCCTGTTGACCCTGAGGAG CTTCCAGATTATCATGATATTATTGAGCACCCAATGGATTTCAGCACAATCAGAAAGAAGCTTAATACTGGAGTTTATACCACTTTGGAAGCGTTTGAG AGTGACGTATTCCTGATATGCTCAAATGCAATGCACTATAATGCTCCTGAGACCATCTATTTTAGACAG GCACGTGCTATTCAAGACCTTGCgaagaaaaattttcagaatttaaGACAAGATGGTCATGGTACAGAACCGGATTCCAGACCTCAAAGGGGTAGACCTAGCTTGGTAAAGAAATTCATGCGCCAGTCTGCAGGCAAATCACCCTTTGAAACTGCTGGTTCTGATTCAGATGCCACACTTGCTAATGCTGGAGAAAATTCTCCATGGTCTAATGCTAATGATGCTAAGAAAAAAACGGCGGTATCTGAGAAGCCTTCCAGTCTTGCTGATACTTCTATAAAAGCTTCTGTGGTCCTTCGCAATGGCGACTCAAGTACATCGCTTGCAGAATACAAATATGAGAAAACTGAAGAAGCTTCAT TTATCAATCACAGAGTAATAAATCTCAAGCAGGGACGAAAACCCAATATATCTGAAGAAAATCGCAGGGCAACATATAAGCTTTCAACTCAGTTGGCTGGTAGACCTGATCCAGTATTTAGCATTTTGGATGTAGAAAAGAAGCAGCTTTTACCT GTTGGGGTTCACATTGAACATGCATATGCTAGAAGTCTGGCACGGTTTGCTGCAAGTCTTGGGCCAAGTGCCTGGCAGGTTGCTGCACGTAAGATTGAACGGGTCCTCCCCCCTGGAATGAAGTTTGGTCCTGGGTGGGTTGGCGAGGCTGAAGCTCCACCCAGCATGAAATCCCTGGTGGAATCTACACCTGCTGTTTCTGCACCAACGGTTGATGCAAGGTGTAATGCACCGCCTGTTTCTGCACCAACGGTTGATGCGAG GTGTAATGTGCCCCCTGTTTCTGCACCAACGGTTGATGCGAGGTGTAATGTGCCCCCTGTTACTACACCAACGGTTGATGCGAGGTGTAATGTGCCCCCTGTTACTACACCAACGGTTGATGTGAGGTGTAATGTGCTCCCTGTCACTGCACCAACGGTTGATGCGAGGTGTAATGTTGCCCCCGTCACTGCACCAACAGTTGATGCAAGGTGTAATGTGTCAGACAACACTCAAGAATCTTTGAAGGTACCAGTCCCCGAAGGCCAGCTGAACCCAAGGGTCACCTCTCCACATTTGCTTGCTGCTAATCGGATTGTTGATGCCAGGGAGGGTTTTGGAAATCCAAGAATCTTAAGCAAAGAGAATACCAAGACGTTATTCAATCCTGCTGTTCATGGTGCCAGGTTTCCTTTTCAGCATCACCAGAATGTCAGTGCTCAGCCATCTCTTAATGGCTTCACTGGTGGATATCCTATGGCCCATTTGGCTAAGCAAGCCCAAGGAAGCCCAGTTATGCCATTAATGAGGCCTGCCAAACAGCAGGAAAGCATCGGTTTGTCAAACTCAAAGTCTGGCAAAGAAGCAATGTCTTCTCGTCTGCTTGATATGGCTAATAGAAACAACATTATCCAGGCGACCCCATCGAAGCAGTTGGCATCCGAGCAATTTAGGCCTCCTTCCGACAGAAAAGCACGGATAGACTCTTCAGAAAATTCTAAGCCAGAGAATGCAGTATCTGCAACTGATCATAGTGATAATCAATTTGTATCTGGGAATGGTGCCCGTCTACAAGCATCCTGGCGAGGACTATCATTGCAGCAGAAGCTGGATACGACCCCTCCAGATCTGAACATCGGCTTCCAGCCTCCGGGTTCTCCAGTGAGGCAAAATTCTGGCGTACTAACAGAAACACAGCAGCCTGATTTAGCCCTGCAGCTTTGA
- the LOC116247928 gene encoding uncharacterized protein LOC116247928 isoform X3, whose translation MGKIVAVAEAKTKKKKKGRPSLVDLQKRSLLQQQQQQQQQQQQDQDEQQQAKKRNPNPSPSPSPIPNSNQPPNHVNSRSRSPASKPDPIPKRITRRQASQIQKKDEDEEEGAAEEEEEEDDDEDDEEKKQKKLKFVLRLPRSFHPLSASSLESSRDRVDAEASGSDDESENGEKPLKKRKIDAVSESKKAAVCNGSAGDGGRGPGSPTRKADKKRNDQKGVDPTPAPSGSTPGTPLPHVKLLLFILERLQKKDTYGVFSEPVDPEELPDYHDIIEHPMDFSTIRKKLNTGVYTTLEAFESDVFLICSNAMHYNAPETIYFRQARAIQDLAKKNFQNLRQDGHGTEPDSRPQRGRPSLVKKFMRQSAGKSPFETAGSDSDATLANAGENSPWSNANDAKKKTAVSEKPSSLADTSIKASVVLRNGDSSTSLAEYKYEKTEEASFINHRVINLKQGRKPNISEENRRATYKLSTQLAGRPDPVFSILDVEKKQLLPVGVHIEHAYARSLARFAASLGPSAWQVAARKIERVLPPGMKFGPGWVGEAEAPPSMKSLVESTPAVSAPTVDARCNAPPVSAPTVDARCNVPLVSAPTVDARCNVPPVSAPTVDARCNVPPVTTPTVDARCNVAPVTAPTVDARCNVSDNTQESLKVPVPEGQLNPRVTSPHLLAANRIVDAREGFGNPRILSKENTKTLFNPAVHGARFPFQHHQNVSAQPSLNGFTGGYPMAHLAKQAQGSPVMPLMRPAKQQESIGLSNSKSGKEAMSSRLLDMANRNNIIQATPSKQLASEQFRPPSDRKARIDSSENSKPENAVSATDHSDNQFVSGNGARLQASWRGLSLQQKLDTTPPDLNIGFQPPGSPVRQNSGVLTETQQPDLALQL comes from the exons ATGGGTAAAATCGTGGCGGTGGCGGAGgcgaagacgaagaagaagaagaaaggaaggcctTCCCTCGTTGATCTCCAAAAGCGGTCACTCCTccaacagcaacagcagcagcagcagcagcagcagcaggaccAGGACGAGCAGCAGCAAGCGAAGAAACGAAACCCTAACCCTAGCCCTAGCCCTAGCCCTATCCCTAACTCTAACCAGCCACCTAACCATGTCAATTCCAGAAGCCGGAGCCCTGCATCCAAGCCGGATCCGATCCCCAAGCGCATCACCAGGAGGCAGGCCAGCCAGATCCAGAAGAAGGACgaagatgaagaggaagggGCGgccgaggaggaggaggaggaggatgatgatgaggacgatgaggagaagaagcagaagaagttGAAGTTCGTCCTCAGGTTGCCCCGCTCCTTCCACCCGCTCTCGGCTTCGTCCCTGGAGAGCTCGAGGGACCGCGTCGATGCCGAGGCCTCCGGATCGGACGATGAGTCGGAGAATGGCGAGAAGCCGCTCAAGAAGCGTAAGATCGACGCGGTTTCTGAGTCGAAGAAGGCTGCGGTGTGCAATGGATCGGCGGGAGACGGCGGGAGAGGCCCCGGATCTCCGACAAGGAAG gcggataagaaaaggaatgacCAGAAAGGAGTGGATCCTACTCCAG CACCCTCTGGTTCTACCCCTGGAACACCTTTGCCACATGTTAAATTGCTGCTTTTTATTCTCGAGCGTCTTCAGAA AAAAGACACTTATGGTGTGTTCTCTGAGCCTGTTGACCCTGAGGAG CTTCCAGATTATCATGATATTATTGAGCACCCAATGGATTTCAGCACAATCAGAAAGAAGCTTAATACTGGAGTTTATACCACTTTGGAAGCGTTTGAG AGTGACGTATTCCTGATATGCTCAAATGCAATGCACTATAATGCTCCTGAGACCATCTATTTTAGACAG GCACGTGCTATTCAAGACCTTGCgaagaaaaattttcagaatttaaGACAAGATGGTCATGGTACAGAACCGGATTCCAGACCTCAAAGGGGTAGACCTAGCTTGGTAAAGAAATTCATGCGCCAGTCTGCAGGCAAATCACCCTTTGAAACTGCTGGTTCTGATTCAGATGCCACACTTGCTAATGCTGGAGAAAATTCTCCATGGTCTAATGCTAATGATGCTAAGAAAAAAACGGCGGTATCTGAGAAGCCTTCCAGTCTTGCTGATACTTCTATAAAAGCTTCTGTGGTCCTTCGCAATGGCGACTCAAGTACATCGCTTGCAGAATACAAATATGAGAAAACTGAAGAAGCTTCAT TTATCAATCACAGAGTAATAAATCTCAAGCAGGGACGAAAACCCAATATATCTGAAGAAAATCGCAGGGCAACATATAAGCTTTCAACTCAGTTGGCTGGTAGACCTGATCCAGTATTTAGCATTTTGGATGTAGAAAAGAAGCAGCTTTTACCT GTTGGGGTTCACATTGAACATGCATATGCTAGAAGTCTGGCACGGTTTGCTGCAAGTCTTGGGCCAAGTGCCTGGCAGGTTGCTGCACGTAAGATTGAACGGGTCCTCCCCCCTGGAATGAAGTTTGGTCCTGGGTGGGTTGGCGAGGCTGAAGCTCCACCCAGCATGAAATCCCTGGTGGAATCTACACCTGCTGTTTCTGCACCAACGGTTGATGCAAGGTGTAATGCACCGCCTGTTTCTGCACCAACGGTTGATGCGAGGTGTAATGTGCCCCTTGTTTCTGCACCAACGGTTGATGCGAGGTGTAATGTGCCCCCTGTTTCTGCACCAACGGTTGATGCGAGGTGTAATGTGCCCCCTGTTACTACACCAACGGTTGATGCGAG GTGTAATGTTGCCCCCGTCACTGCACCAACAGTTGATGCAAGGTGTAATGTGTCAGACAACACTCAAGAATCTTTGAAGGTACCAGTCCCCGAAGGCCAGCTGAACCCAAGGGTCACCTCTCCACATTTGCTTGCTGCTAATCGGATTGTTGATGCCAGGGAGGGTTTTGGAAATCCAAGAATCTTAAGCAAAGAGAATACCAAGACGTTATTCAATCCTGCTGTTCATGGTGCCAGGTTTCCTTTTCAGCATCACCAGAATGTCAGTGCTCAGCCATCTCTTAATGGCTTCACTGGTGGATATCCTATGGCCCATTTGGCTAAGCAAGCCCAAGGAAGCCCAGTTATGCCATTAATGAGGCCTGCCAAACAGCAGGAAAGCATCGGTTTGTCAAACTCAAAGTCTGGCAAAGAAGCAATGTCTTCTCGTCTGCTTGATATGGCTAATAGAAACAACATTATCCAGGCGACCCCATCGAAGCAGTTGGCATCCGAGCAATTTAGGCCTCCTTCCGACAGAAAAGCACGGATAGACTCTTCAGAAAATTCTAAGCCAGAGAATGCAGTATCTGCAACTGATCATAGTGATAATCAATTTGTATCTGGGAATGGTGCCCGTCTACAAGCATCCTGGCGAGGACTATCATTGCAGCAGAAGCTGGATACGACCCCTCCAGATCTGAACATCGGCTTCCAGCCTCCGGGTTCTCCAGTGAGGCAAAATTCTGGCGTACTAACAGAAACACAGCAGCCTGATTTAGCCCTGCAGCTTTGA
- the LOC116247928 gene encoding uncharacterized protein LOC116247928 isoform X5 — protein sequence MGKIVAVAEAKTKKKKKGRPSLVDLQKRSLLQQQQQQQQQQQQDQDEQQQAKKRNPNPSPSPSPIPNSNQPPNHVNSRSRSPASKPDPIPKRITRRQASQIQKKDEDEEEGAAEEEEEEDDDEDDEEKKQKKLKFVLRLPRSFHPLSASSLESSRDRVDAEASGSDDESENGEKPLKKRKIDAVSESKKAAVCNGSAGDGGRGPGSPTRKADKKRNDQKGVDPTPAPSGSTPGTPLPHVKLLLFILERLQKKDTYGVFSEPVDPEELPDYHDIIEHPMDFSTIRKKLNTGVYTTLEAFESDVFLICSNAMHYNAPETIYFRQARAIQDLAKKNFQNLRQDGHGTEPDSRPQRGRPSLVKKFMRQSAGKSPFETAGSDSDATLANAGENSPWSNANDAKKKTAVSEKPSSLADTSIKASVVLRNGDSSTSLAEYKYEKTEEASFINHRVINLKQGRKPNISEENRRATYKLSTQLAGRPDPVFSILDVEKKQLLPVGVHIEHAYARSLARFAASLGPSAWQVAARKIERVLPPGMKFGPGWVGEAEAPPSMKSLVESTPAVSAPTVDARCNAPPVSAPTVDARCNVPPVSAPTVDARCNVPPVTTPTVDARCNVAPVTAPTVDARCNVSDNTQESLKVPVPEGQLNPRVTSPHLLAANRIVDAREGFGNPRILSKENTKTLFNPAVHGARFPFQHHQNVSAQPSLNGFTGGYPMAHLAKQAQGSPVMPLMRPAKQQESIGLSNSKSGKEAMSSRLLDMANRNNIIQATPSKQLASEQFRPPSDRKARIDSSENSKPENAVSATDHSDNQFVSGNGARLQASWRGLSLQQKLDTTPPDLNIGFQPPGSPVRQNSGVLTETQQPDLALQL from the exons ATGGGTAAAATCGTGGCGGTGGCGGAGgcgaagacgaagaagaagaagaaaggaaggcctTCCCTCGTTGATCTCCAAAAGCGGTCACTCCTccaacagcaacagcagcagcagcagcagcagcagcaggaccAGGACGAGCAGCAGCAAGCGAAGAAACGAAACCCTAACCCTAGCCCTAGCCCTAGCCCTATCCCTAACTCTAACCAGCCACCTAACCATGTCAATTCCAGAAGCCGGAGCCCTGCATCCAAGCCGGATCCGATCCCCAAGCGCATCACCAGGAGGCAGGCCAGCCAGATCCAGAAGAAGGACgaagatgaagaggaagggGCGgccgaggaggaggaggaggaggatgatgatgaggacgatgaggagaagaagcagaagaagttGAAGTTCGTCCTCAGGTTGCCCCGCTCCTTCCACCCGCTCTCGGCTTCGTCCCTGGAGAGCTCGAGGGACCGCGTCGATGCCGAGGCCTCCGGATCGGACGATGAGTCGGAGAATGGCGAGAAGCCGCTCAAGAAGCGTAAGATCGACGCGGTTTCTGAGTCGAAGAAGGCTGCGGTGTGCAATGGATCGGCGGGAGACGGCGGGAGAGGCCCCGGATCTCCGACAAGGAAG gcggataagaaaaggaatgacCAGAAAGGAGTGGATCCTACTCCAG CACCCTCTGGTTCTACCCCTGGAACACCTTTGCCACATGTTAAATTGCTGCTTTTTATTCTCGAGCGTCTTCAGAA AAAAGACACTTATGGTGTGTTCTCTGAGCCTGTTGACCCTGAGGAG CTTCCAGATTATCATGATATTATTGAGCACCCAATGGATTTCAGCACAATCAGAAAGAAGCTTAATACTGGAGTTTATACCACTTTGGAAGCGTTTGAG AGTGACGTATTCCTGATATGCTCAAATGCAATGCACTATAATGCTCCTGAGACCATCTATTTTAGACAG GCACGTGCTATTCAAGACCTTGCgaagaaaaattttcagaatttaaGACAAGATGGTCATGGTACAGAACCGGATTCCAGACCTCAAAGGGGTAGACCTAGCTTGGTAAAGAAATTCATGCGCCAGTCTGCAGGCAAATCACCCTTTGAAACTGCTGGTTCTGATTCAGATGCCACACTTGCTAATGCTGGAGAAAATTCTCCATGGTCTAATGCTAATGATGCTAAGAAAAAAACGGCGGTATCTGAGAAGCCTTCCAGTCTTGCTGATACTTCTATAAAAGCTTCTGTGGTCCTTCGCAATGGCGACTCAAGTACATCGCTTGCAGAATACAAATATGAGAAAACTGAAGAAGCTTCAT TTATCAATCACAGAGTAATAAATCTCAAGCAGGGACGAAAACCCAATATATCTGAAGAAAATCGCAGGGCAACATATAAGCTTTCAACTCAGTTGGCTGGTAGACCTGATCCAGTATTTAGCATTTTGGATGTAGAAAAGAAGCAGCTTTTACCT GTTGGGGTTCACATTGAACATGCATATGCTAGAAGTCTGGCACGGTTTGCTGCAAGTCTTGGGCCAAGTGCCTGGCAGGTTGCTGCACGTAAGATTGAACGGGTCCTCCCCCCTGGAATGAAGTTTGGTCCTGGGTGGGTTGGCGAGGCTGAAGCTCCACCCAGCATGAAATCCCTGGTGGAATCTACACCTGCTGTTTCTGCACCAACGGTTGATGCAAGGTGTAATGCACCGCCTGTTTCTGCACCAACGGTTGATGCGAG GTGTAATGTGCCCCCTGTTTCTGCACCAACGGTTGATGCGAGGTGTAATGTGCCCCCTGTTACTACACCAACGGTTGATGCGAG GTGTAATGTTGCCCCCGTCACTGCACCAACAGTTGATGCAAGGTGTAATGTGTCAGACAACACTCAAGAATCTTTGAAGGTACCAGTCCCCGAAGGCCAGCTGAACCCAAGGGTCACCTCTCCACATTTGCTTGCTGCTAATCGGATTGTTGATGCCAGGGAGGGTTTTGGAAATCCAAGAATCTTAAGCAAAGAGAATACCAAGACGTTATTCAATCCTGCTGTTCATGGTGCCAGGTTTCCTTTTCAGCATCACCAGAATGTCAGTGCTCAGCCATCTCTTAATGGCTTCACTGGTGGATATCCTATGGCCCATTTGGCTAAGCAAGCCCAAGGAAGCCCAGTTATGCCATTAATGAGGCCTGCCAAACAGCAGGAAAGCATCGGTTTGTCAAACTCAAAGTCTGGCAAAGAAGCAATGTCTTCTCGTCTGCTTGATATGGCTAATAGAAACAACATTATCCAGGCGACCCCATCGAAGCAGTTGGCATCCGAGCAATTTAGGCCTCCTTCCGACAGAAAAGCACGGATAGACTCTTCAGAAAATTCTAAGCCAGAGAATGCAGTATCTGCAACTGATCATAGTGATAATCAATTTGTATCTGGGAATGGTGCCCGTCTACAAGCATCCTGGCGAGGACTATCATTGCAGCAGAAGCTGGATACGACCCCTCCAGATCTGAACATCGGCTTCCAGCCTCCGGGTTCTCCAGTGAGGCAAAATTCTGGCGTACTAACAGAAACACAGCAGCCTGATTTAGCCCTGCAGCTTTGA